One genomic window of Mycteria americana isolate JAX WOST 10 ecotype Jacksonville Zoo and Gardens chromosome 6, USCA_MyAme_1.0, whole genome shotgun sequence includes the following:
- the ACSL5 gene encoding long-chain-fatty-acid--CoA ligase 5: MIWILQVLFSPLPTPALISLIVFGAAIFLWVISRPKPVLPPVDLNKQSVGIEGGARRGALLTDNNLLSYYFEDGKTLYEVFQRGLHASGNGSCLGYRKPNQPYQWLTYKQVLDRAQYLGSGLLQKGCKPSSNQFIGIFAQNRPEWIISEYACYTYSMVAVPLYDTLGPEAIVYIVNKADVSIVICDKPEKAQILLENCEQEKTPCLKTIILMDLFDQELKDRGAKAGVEILALQEVEELGRNNIREPVPPKPEDLCIVCFTSGTTGNPKGAMLTHQNVVANAAAFLRSTENTVECTSSDITISYLPLAHMFERVVQTVVYSCGAKVGFFQGDIKLLTDDMKTLKPTLFPVVPRLLNRIYDKIQSSAKSPVRRCLLNFAVTMKMAEIKQGIIRNDSIWDQLIFKKVQETMGGMVRIVVTGAAPISPSVLTFLRAALGCQIFEAYGQTECSAGCTFSMPGDWTTGHVGAPLACNIIKLDDVEEMNYFSSNNEGEVCIKGPNVFKGYLKDPEKTAEAIDKDGWLHTGDIGKWLPNGTLKIIDRKKNIFKLAQGEYIAPEKIENVYIRSAPVAQVFVHGESLRSFLIGIVVPDPETLPGFAAKLGIKGSYEDVCKNPAVKKAILEDMVRLGKEAGLKSFEQVKDLYIHTEMFSVENGLLTPTLKAKRAELVKLFHNQIEALYSSTQE; this comes from the exons ATGATCTGGATACTTCAAGTCTTGTTCTCACCGCTCCCAACACCAGCATTGATTAGTCTTATTGTATTTGGAGCTGCCATCTTCCTGTGGGTGATAAGCAGGCCAAAACCTGTTTTGCCTCCTGTTGACTTGAACAAGCAGTCAGTAGGAATTGAG GGAGGAGCCAGAAGAGGTGCCCTCTTGACAGATAATAACCTGCTTTCTTATTACTTTGAAGATGGTAAAACCTTGTATGAAGTTTTTCAGAGAGGACTGCATGCTTCTG GAAATGGCAGCTGTTTAGGCTACAGGAAACCCAACCAACCTTATCAGTGGCTGACCTATAAACAG GTTTTGGACAGAGCTCAATACCTGGGATCAGGGCTTCTGCAAAAAGGATGCAAACCATCATCAAACCAGTTTATTGGCATTTTTGCTCAGAATAGGCCAGAG tggATCATTTCAGAGTATGCCTGCTACACTTACTCAATGGTTGCTGTTCCTCTCTACGACACTCTGGGGCCAGAGGCCATTGTATATATTGTTAACAAAG ctGACGTAAGCATAGTGATCTGTGACAAGCCCGAGAAGGCACAGATCTTGCTTGAGAACTGTGAGCAAGAAAAGACCCCATGTCTGAAGACTATCATTCTCATGGATCTCTTTGATCAAGAGCTCAAGGACAGAGGAGCTAAAGCAGGAGTTGAAATTCTAGCACTGCAGGAGGTTGAG GAGCTGGGAAGAAACAACATCAGAGAACCAGTT CCTCCTAAGCCTGAAGATCTTTGCATCGTGTGTTTTACCAGTGGAACCACAG GTAACCCTAAAGGAGCCATGCTGACACATCAAAATGTTGttgcaaatgctgctgctttccttagAAGCACAGAG AACACAGTTGAGTGTACAAGTTCAGATATCACCATCTCCTATCTTCCCTTAGCTCACATGTTTGAGAGAGTTGTACAG ACTGTGGTCTACAGCTGTGGAGCAAAAGTAGGCTTCTTCCAAGGAGACATCAAATTGCTAACAGATGACATGAAAACCTTGAAGCCAACGCTATTTCCAGTTGTACCAAGACTGCTCAATAGAATATACGACAAG ATACAAAGTAGTGCAAAGAGCCCAGTGAGACGTTGCCTGTTAAACTTTGCTGTGACTATGAAGATGGCTGAAATAAAACAGGGCATAATTCGAAATGACAGCATTTGGGATCAGCTAATCTTCAAAAAAGTTCAG GAAACCATGGGTGGAATGGTGCGTATAGTGGTAACAGGCGCAGCCCCTATATCTCCCTCTGTCCTGACATTTCTTAGAGCAGCACTGGGCTGTCAG ATCTTTGAAGCTTATGGCCAGACCGAATGCTCAGCTGGATGCACTTTCTCAATGCCTGGAGACTGGACGACAG gcCATGTTGGAGCCCCTCTGGCTTGCAATATCATAAAACTAGATGATGTGGAAGAAATGAACTACTTCTCTTCTAACAATGAAGGCGAG GTCTGCATTAAAGGACCAAATGTGTTCAAGGGTTATCTGAAAGACCCTGAGAAGACAGCAGAAGCAATTGATAAAGATGGCTGGCTCCACACTGGAGACATAGGGAAATGGTTGCCT AATGGAACACTGAAGATCATCGATAGGAAGAAGAATATATTTAAACTTGCACAAGGAGAATACATTGCTCCAGAGAAGATAGAAAATGTCTATATCAGAAGTGCTCCTGTAGCCCAAGTCTTTGTACATGGGGAAAGCCTGAGA tcttttctaaTAGGTATAGTGGTTCCTGATCCTGAGACGCTTCCAGGATTTGCAGCAAAACTGGGAATAAAAGGTTCCTATGAAGATGTGTGCAAAAATCCA GCAGTGAAGAAAGCTATTTTAGAAGATATGGTCAGACTGGGGAAAGAGGCTGGTCTTAAATCCTTTGAACAA gtTAAAGACCTGTACATCCACACAGAGATGTTCTCTGTAGAAAATGGACTCTTGACACCAACACTGAAGGCAAAGCGAGCAGAGCTTGTTAAACTCTTCCACAATCAGATTGAGGCCCTCTATTCGAGTACGCAGGAGTAA